In Afipia carboxidovorans OM5, the sequence CAAACAGGTCGAAAAGGCGCGCACCGGAATTTCAATTCGCGTTTATTTTCTATCGACAGCGTGAAAAGTCGTCACCTTCGTTGGCCGAGATCGATCCGCTGATGGTGTCGCTCAAAAAGCTGCTGGCCGATGTGCCGGGGCTGGTGGTTACGAAGGAGGAGTGAACCGCGTGGGATAGTTTGGCTCGGCCGGCGCTGCCCGGCTCGGCGGCCATCTGCATCTGGATTTTTGTTTTTGCCGCCCATTGGGCGGCTTTTTGTTTGCCCGATCGAAACGTTACAAAGGAGACCCCGATGGATTACGACATTCAAGATCACGCGCCGGAGCACAAGTCCGGCATTTCCGCCGCGCGCGGCGAGCACGACCAGATCGTGCAGATGTTCGAGGAGTTCAAGGCCGCGAACGACGAGCGCCTTGCAGCGCTTGGCCGCCGCGCCGATGTGTTGCTCGAGGAAAAGGTGGACCGCATCAACGGCGCGCTCGATGCGCAGATGAAACGGATCGACGAACTCGCGCTGAAGGCGGCGCGGCCGCTGCTCGACGGTTCGCGGCCGGCGGGCCTGCGCGCGCACGCAACCGACAATGTCGCGCGCGAACACAAGAGCGCGTTCGAGGCTTATGTCCGCTCCGGCGAAGCGTCGGCGCTGCGTGAGATCGAAACCAAGGCGATGTCGGCGGGCAGCAATGCCGATGGCGGCTATCTGGTGCCGAGCGAACTGGAACACGAGATCGGCCAGCGCCTCGCGGCGATCTCGCCGATCCGCGCCATCGCCTCGGTGCGCGAGATTTCCGGCGGCGTCTACAAGAAGCCGTTCATGACCGCGGGCCCGGCGACCGGCTGGGTCGGCGAGACCGACGCGCGCACGCAGACCACGTCGCCGACGCTCGATGCATTGAGCTTCCCGGCGATGGAGCTTTACGCCATGCCGGCTGCGACCGCGACGCTGCTCGACGACGCGGCGGTGAACATCGACGAATGGATCGCCTCCGAGGTCGAGCTCACCTTCGCCGTGCAGGAGGGCGCCGCGTTCGTCAACGGCGACGGCAGCAGCAAGCCGAAGGGCTTTCTCGATTACACCACGGTCGCGAATGGTTCGTGGGCCTGGGGCAAGCTCGGCACGGTTGCGAGCGGCAACGCCGGCGCGTTTCCCGCTTCGAATCCTTCCGACGTGCTGGTCGATACGATCTATGCGCTGAAGGCGGGCTATCGGCAGAACGCGACCTTCGTGATGAATCGCAAGACGCAGGGCGCGATCCGCAAGTTCAAGGACACCGGCGGCGCGTATCTCTGGCAGCCGCCGGCGCAGGCGGGCGGGCGCGCCTCGCTGATGACTTTCCCGCTGGTGGAAGCGGAGGACATGCCGGACATCGGCGCGGATTCGCTCTCGATCGCGTTCGGCGACTTCAAGCGCGGCTATCTGATCGTCGACCGGCTCGGCGTGCGGGTGTTGCGCGATCCGTATTCCGCCAAACCTTACGTGCTGTTCTACACGACCAAGCGCGTCGGTGGTGGCGTGCAGGACTTCGACGCTATCAAGCTCGTGAAGTTTGCTGCGAGTTGAGGCGTCGCTTCGACGATGAGAGCGGCGCGCTCCTTGCGCGCCGTTTTCGGTTTGTTAGGATAACGGAGCCGAACCACGAAAGCGCTAGGTGCGTGAGCCATGAACGCTCTCCAGAACATGACTGTGGAGGAGCTTGTTCAGCTTTTTTCTGAGATCACTGCCAAGCAGGGCGACGCGCTGAGGCACTACAAAATCCAGCAATATAAAAAATTGTTCGCACAGATGATGGGCGTCGCCAATGAGCTGAAAAGCCGGCCGGGCGATCAGCGGCGTGCGCTTATGGTGCTTTATGAGCATCCACTTCCGAAGGTGCGCCTTATGGCCGCGCATATGACGTTGGCACTGGCTTATCCGGCAGCGCGGGCGGTGATCCAGAATATCGTCGATAAGAAAGAATGGCCGTTTGCCGGCGATGCAGGGATGACGCTCGATAATCTCGATAGCGGCTTTTACAAGCCGACATAGATCGGGCTGGCCGCTCGTCCAATGGCCGACCTGTGACCACTCATAGGCGACCGGCGCTTTAACCGCTCGTTCACCTGCGCCCTCATAATGTTACCGATTATGTCGTGAGCCTGGATTGCAATCTGTAAATTTCGAGGTGCGGCGGTGGTTCAGAACAGGCGCTTTGCCCGTGTCAAACCTGGTGGGCGAATTTCAAGCTCCGGCAAGATCGCGATCGACGCGAAGTCGCCGCTGATCGACTGTCACATCATCGATTATGGCGCGGGCGGCGTCTGCCTGCAGGTGAACCCCGGCGTGGTGCTGCCGCGGCGCTTCGAGTTGATCCACGGCGCTATCAAGAAGAAATGTCGTGTGGCGTGGACCAATGGCCGTCGCATCGGTGTCGCGTTCCAGTAGGCATCTTTCGGTAGACAGCGATGCTGTCACACGCGCGTTTACGCATGAACGACAACGCATCGTCTTGCGCTAAAATCTGCTTTCGCCCTCGACGCTGCCGCCGATGCGGATGCAGGTGTCGCTGCCCGGTACGCGGGTGAAGCCTGCGCCATATTGCGCGCAGGGATCACGCGGAGTCGTGCGTGGCGCTGAGGTGGCTTCCTGTGCGGCGGGCTTTCGCGGCTTGCGCTTGTCGTGTTGCGCGGAAGCAGTGCCGCTCCAGGCGATGACCATGAGCGATACGATAAAAATGGTGAGGGATCGGAACAGCATGATGAGTGTCTCCGCTCCTGATAGGTGCGGCCGTGCTTAAAGCGCCGCGCCGAGGCTGCGCGCTGCCTGCACGAGCCAATCTCTATATAATGTGAGCGGTGTGACGCCGGTGAGGCCGCCGCAGCCGTTCGTGAAGTTCGGCCCGGTGGACCAGCTGACCACGCCCGCGATGACGCTGCGGCCGTCCTGCATTTCGAGCATCGGCCCGCCGGAATCGCCGGTGCAGCCGCCCATGCCGGGGCGCTTGTTCTGCGTTGAGGGATCGGTGAGGCGGATCTGCAGCGTGCCGGGCTTGCCGGTTGCAACAAGAGGTGCCGCGCGTGCGGTGCCGACGTCGCTTCCGCTCGGCGAACTCGAGCCGATGCCCGCGATCGTGTAGGGCGCTCCTGTCACCACCGGCAGCCGCGGCGTGCCGAGCGCGAGCGGCGCCTTGCCCGGCATCGGTGCAGGCAGTTGCACCAGCGCGAGATCGACGGTCACGCGATGCGCGGCCATGTCCTGCGCGTTGTAGCGCGGATGAATGAGAATTTTTCGCGGCGTGATCAGGCGCGGCGGCGTCGCGGCGTAATCGACGATCCGCAGCGCGGCCTGCGATGTCGCGCAATGTCCGGCGGTGAGCAGAACCGCGGGCGCGATCATGGTTCCGGTGCAGACTACGCCGTTCGGCCCGATCACGGTGACGAGCGCGCGTGCGACCGCATCGCTTGGCGCCGAGCGGCTGCCGGTGATGGCGAGCGCGGGCTGCGCGAGTGTGAACCACGCAATGAGTGAGCAGATGAGGCGAAGCGGCGTCATGGACGCAGCTTGAGCCTGCACGCGCGCATTTTGTCAACTGAAAGAGAAGTGAGAGATGGCCGCCATTCTTCTGACGCCGCCGGAGAGCGAGCCGCTGTCGCTCTCCGACGCCAAAGCCTATCTGCGGGTCGAGACCGACGATGATGACGCGGTGATCGCAAGCCTGATCGCGGCGGCGCGCAGTCACATTGAGGCGATGAGCGGCTGCGCGATGCTGACACAGACCTGGCGGCTGGTGCGCGATTGCTGGCCCGCCGACGGACGCATGAAGCTGAAGCTTGCGCCACTTCGCGCGGTGATGGCGGCGCGTGTCTATGACGAGACGGATGTGGCGCATGCCGTTGACCCGGAGAATTTCGTGCTCGATGCAGCGTGCGGCATCATCGCGATGCGCGCTGTGTCGCTGCCGCAGCCGGGGCGGGCGACGGCCAGGATCGAGATGGATGTCACGGTCGGCTTCGGTGCGGCGGGTAGCGATGTGCCGCCCGCGCTGATGCAGGCGCTGCGGATGCTGCTCGCGCACTGGTACGACAATCGCGGGCTGATCACGATCGGCTCCAGCGTCGCGGTGATGCCGCCGAGCGTCAACGCACTGATCGCCTCCCATCGGGTGCTGTCGCTATGATCGATCCGGGACAGTTGAGAACGCGGCTGGTGCTGCAGCGGCCGATCGAGACCGCTGACGATCAGGGCGGCGTGGTCCGCACCTGGGAGAGTTTTGGTAATGCGTGGGCGAAGGTGGTGCCGCGCGGTTCGCGCTACGAGATGGATGCGGATTCCGCCGGTGCGACGCAGGCTTTTACAATAATGCTGCGGGCGAATTTCAGTTTGACGCTTCAGCATCGCCTGGTCGACGGCGGCAAGATCTATCGCATCACCGCGATCCGCGATGCGCGCGAACGCGGCTTTATCGAGCTCGATGCTGAGCTTCGCGTCGAGTGAGGCATCCACCAATTCTCAATCCGAAAGATCATCATGACCTCAGCCAGTGTCGCGCTGCGTGCGGCCGTTCATGCGGCGTTGCGCAGCGATAGCGGGCTCGCCGCCGTGCTCGGCGGCAGCCATGTCTATGACGAGCCGCCGCGCAATGTTGCCTTTCCCTATGTGACGCTGGGCGAGGCGCGGCTGTCCGATCTCTCCGGCGATGGCGGCACGACGCAGGAGCATCAGCTCACGCTGCATGCCTGGTCGCGTCAGGGCGGTCATCGCGAGGCGCATACCATCGCGGGTGCGCTGTTGCAGGCGCTCGACGATGCGCCGCTGCCGCTCGGCGGGCACCGGCTCGTCAATTTCCGTTTTTCCGTTGCCGACATTCGTCGCGAGCGCGACGGGCGGACTTATCACGCACTGGTGCGCTTTCGCGCGGTGACGGAGCCGTCCGCCTGAGCGCGGCGAGACATTCTTATTCAAGGAGACGACATGGGCGCGCAAAAGGGCAAGGACCTTCTGTTGAAGATGAACGACGGCTCCGCTTTCGTCACGGTGGCGGGGCTGCGCAGCCGCAGGATTGCGTTCAACGCCGAGACGGTGGACGTGACGCATGCGGAATCGGCCGATCGCTGGCGTGAACTCTTGGAAGGCGCGGGCGTGAAGCGCGCCTCGATTTCCGGACGCGGCCTGTTCAAGGACGCGGCTTCCGATGCGCTGGTGCGGCAGGTGTTCTTCAATGGCGCGATTGCATCGTGTCAGGTAGTGGTGCCGGATTTCGGTACCGTCGAGGGGCCGTTCCAGATCTCCAGCCTGGAGTTTTCCGGCGAGCACAATGGCGAGGTGACGTTCGACCTCGGGCTGGAGTCCGCCGGTGCGCTCAGCTTCACCGCGCTCTAGGAGAGCATCGTGCCCAATCATTATCGTGGAGAGATCGTCGCCGAACTCGGCGGCCGGCAGCATACGCTGGTGCTCACGCTCGGTGCGCTCGCTGAACTCGAAAGCGCGTTTGGCGCCGACGACCTGATGGCGCTGGCTGAGCGCTTCGGCACGGGACGGCTGTCGGCGCGCGACCTGATCCGGATCATCGCGGCTGGCCTGCGCGGTGCAGGCGAAACCCTCACCGACGACGAGGTTGCGGCGCTACGGGTCGAGGGCGGGGCGGCCGGCTATGTGCGCATCGCGGCGGCGCTGATCGCTGCGACATTCGATGACGGCAACGCCGCGGCTCCGTCGCATGAGGCCAAATCGTGAAGCCGTTTCCCTGGACGGAGGCGATGGGTTTCGGGTTCGGCGTCTTGCATCTGCCGCCTGCACAATTCTGGGCGATGACGCCGCGCGAGTTGGCGGCGGCAATCCGCGCCGTGCGCGGACCGCTGAACGAGCCGATCGGGCGTGCCGCGCTCGATGAGCTGATGAAGCGATTTCCGGATCGCGAGAGGACACTATCGTGAGCGATACATTCAACAGTCTCGACGACGCCGAGCAGAGGGCCGATGGTCTGACGCTGCGGGTGCGCGATCTTGAGCACTCCGCCAACGCGTTCTCGCGGGCGATGACGAGCGCATTTGCGGTCTCGGTCACAGGCGGCCGGCAGTTCGACGATGTCTTGAAGTCGCTGGCGCTGCGGCTGTCGAACCTGTCGCTCAACCTCGCCTTGAAGCCGTTGCAAAATTCGATCGCGGGCGGCATCGAAAGCCTGCTGTCGGGGTTGACCGGCGCCGGCACTGCTACGAACGCCGCAGTCACTGCGGCAACGGGTGCGGTAAAGCCGTTTGCGGCCGGTGGCGTGATCGGCACGCCGACATACTTTCCGCTGATGCAGGGTGGTGTCGGTCTTGCCGGTGAAGCGGGACCGGAGGCGATCATGCCGCTTCGGCGCGGGCCGGATGGGCGGCTTGGCGTCGCCGGCGCAGGTGGTGGCGTCAACAACATCACCGTGCAGATCGCGACACCCGATCCCGGCAGCTTCCGCCGCTCGGAGAGTTACATCACCGGCCAGATCGCGCGCGCGGTGGCGCGCGGCCAGCGCAGTTTGTAGCCGTCATTGCTTCGTTGCGGAGCCTGTGCCCGGACGACGCTTTGCGTCGATCCGGGTACTCCTCTCAATGACACATTGAATGGTGAGCCGTCTCGCCATTCCAGTCGGACATCGATATGCCCACCAGCTTTCACGAAGTTCTGTTTCCGCTCGACGTCGCGCTGCGAGGTGCGGGCGGGCCGGAGCGGCGCACCGAGATCGTCGCGTTCGGCTCCGGGCGCGAGCAGCGCAACGCGCGCTGGGCGCATTCGCGGCGACGTTACGATGCCGGTTATGGCGTGAAGACGCTCGATGCGCTGCGTGAGGTGGTTGCTTTTTTCGAGGAGCGGCGCGGCCAACTCTATGGCTTTCGCTGGCGCGATCGGCTGGACCATTCGTCTGCATCCGGCAGTGCTGCACCGGCTCCGCTCGATCAGTTATTGGGCGCGGGTGACGGCGTAGCGACGGATTTTCAGTTGGTGAAGATTTACGGCGCGAGCTACGCGCCTTATGCGCGGCCGATCGAGAAGCCGGTGCCGGGTAGCGTACGCGTTGCGGTCGGCGGTGTTGAGGTTGAAGCAAGTGCCTTCACCGTTGATGCGACGCGTGGGGTGGTGACGTTCGTGCCGGGGCATATCCCGACGGAAGGTGCGGCGGTCACCGCTGGCTTCCTGTTCGATGTGCCGGTGCGTTTCGACACCGATTATCTCGAGGTCGATCTGTCGGCGTTCACGGCCGGCGCGATCCCGAAAATCCCGCTGATCGAGATCAAGCCATGAGAATCATTCCGCCTGCGCTGCAGGCCAAACTGGACAGTGGCGTCACCACGCTGGCGCGCTGCTGGATTCTCACCCGTCGCGATGGCGTGGTGCAGGGTTTTACCGATCACGACGCAGACCTCGTTGTCGAAGGCGTTATCTGCCGCGCCGGGACCGGCTTCGGCGCCTCCGAGGCATCCCATCGGTTCGATCTGTCGATCGATGGCGCGGAGATTTCCGGTGCGCTCGCGGCGGAGGCGCTGACCGAGGCCGATCTTGCGGCCGGGCGCTTCGACGCCGCGCAGGTCGATACCTGGCTCGTGGACTGGAGCGACGTCGCGCTGAGCGTTCTGCTGTCGCGCGCGACGCTCGGCGAAGTGAAGCGCGAGGGTGAAGCGTTTCGCGCCGAACTGCGTGGTCTCGCCGACAAGCTCTCGCAGGAAAGCGGGCAGCTTTATACCGCGCGCTGCGGAGCAGATTTGGGCGATGCGCGCTGCAAGGTCGATCTTGAAACGGAAGGTTTGCGCGGCAATGGCAACGTTACGCGGCTACTTGGCGCATCGGCGATCGCGGTGACTGGCCTTGACGGATTTACCGAAGGCTTCTTTGCGGCGGGGCGCCTGACATGGGTGAGCGGTGCAAACCTGAACCTTTCGGTCGAGGTGAAGGAACATCGTATCGTCAACGGCGAGACACAGTTCACGCTATGGCAAGCAGCGAGCGAGCCGATCGGCGTCGGCGATGCCTTCACTGTGACGGCGGGCTGCGACAAGCGGTTCGAGACCTGTCGCGACCGCTTTTTCAACAGCGTCAATTTTCGTGGTTTCCCGCACATTCCGGGCAACGACTTCGTCATCGCCGGCGCGCATGCCGCCGGCAACAACGACGGCGGCTCGCTCGCCTCCTGAGACACACCATGACAACACCTTTAACTCGCGCCGCGATTGTCAGCGAGGCGCGAAGCTGGATCGGCACGCGCTATCGCCACCAGGCCTCGTGCAAGGGCGTGGGATGCGATTGCCTCGGCCTCGTGCGCGGTGTCTGGCGCAACTGCATTGGTGCGGAGCCGGAGCTGCCGCCGCCGTATGCACCCGATTGGGCTGAGGCGCATGGCGAGGAGACGCTGGCGCAGGCGGCTGCGCGTCATCTCGTGAGGACCGCCTTGCACGAAATCGGTGCAGGCGATGTGCTGCTGTTTCGCTGGCGCGAGGGGTTCGTTGCCAAGCATGTCGCCATCGCAAGCGGCGATGGCACGATGATCCATGCGCATGACGGCGCGGCGGTGTGCGAGGTGGCGTTGTCGCCATGGTGGGTGCGGCGCTTGGCCTATGCATTTCGCTTTCCGGGAGTGTGCGACTGATGGCGGCTCTCGTTCTCTCTGTCGCGGGTGGCGCGGCCGGTGCCGTGTTCGGCCCGGCGGGCGCGATTGCCGGGCGCATTGCCGGCGCGCTCGCGGGCAACATGATCGACCGCGCGATGTTCGGCTCGACCGCGCGGAGCGTCACCGGGCCGCGGCTTGCCGATCTCGACGTGATGGCCTCGACTGAAGGCGCGCCGATCGCGCGCCTCTATGGCCGCGCGCGTCTGTCGGGACAGGTGATCTGGGCGACACGGCTCGAGGAGGTGGTGTCCACCAGCACGCAGTCATCGGGCGGCAAAGGCGGCCTCGGTGGCGCGACCGTCACCACGACCACGACGACCTATTCCTATTTTGCGAACTTCGCCGTCGGTCTGTGCGAAGGCGAGATCGGCAACATCGGCCGCATCTGGGCTGATGGCGAACTGCTCGATACCTCGACGCTGACGTTGCGCGTGCATCGTGGCGGCGAAAATCAATTGCCCGATGATCTGATTGTCGCGAAGGAGGGCGCAGGCAATGCGCCGGCTTATCGCGGTCTCGCTTATGTCCTGTTCGAGCGGCTGCCGCTTGCGAATTTCGGCAACCGCATTCCGCAATTGTCGTTCGAGATCGTGCGGCCGGTCGGCGCGCTGGAGCAGATGACGCGCGCGGTGACGCTCATTCCAGGCTCGACGGAGTTCGGCTACGAGACGTCGCCCGTGGTGCGCGTGCTCGGTCCCGGCCAATCCGCGCCGGAGAATCGCCATGTTGCGACAGCGCCATCGGATGTGATGGCCTCGCTCGACGAGTTGCAGGCGACATGCCCGAACCTCGAACGTGTCGCCATCGTGGTGGCGTGGTTCGGCAGCGATCTGCGCGCGGGAAACTGTATCGTGCGACCCGGCGTCGATAACGCGATCAAGGTAACGTCGGGCGGCACCTGGTCGGTTGCGGGCGTGACGCGGCCTGCCGCATATCTCGTATCGCGCATCGATGGTGTGCCGTCCTATGGGGGCACGCCGTCCGACGATAGCGTGAAGCATCTCATCACGGAGCTGAAGGCACGCGGCCTGAAGGTGACGCTCTATCCGTTCCTGATGATGGACATTGCGCCCGGTAACGCGCTGCCGGACCCGTGGAGCGGTGCGGTCTCGCAGCCGGCTTATCCCTGGCGCGGGCGCATCACCTGCAACCCCGCACCGGGGCAGAGCGGTTCACCGCAGGGAACGAGTGATGCAGCGGCGCAGGTCGCGGCGTTCTTCTCCGGCGGTGGCGCGAGCGGCTGGAATTATCGCCGGATGATCCTGCATTACGCATCGCTTGCGGCAGCCAGCGGCGGGGTCGATGCGTTCCTGATCGGCTCGGAGATGAAGGCGCTGACGCGCGTACGTTCCGGCGAGGGTGTCTATCCGGCCGTCACAGCGCTCGTAACGCTTGCGGCCGACGTCAAGGCGATCCTCGGCGCGGCAACGACCGTGACTTACGCCGCGGACTGGACCGAATACGGTGCGGACGTGGTGTCGCCGAACGCGTCCGAAGTACGCTTTCCGCTCGATCCGCTGTGGGCCTCGTCTGCGATCGACGCGGTCGGCATCGATTATTATGCGCCGCTCTCCGACTGGCGCGACGAGGCCGGGCATCTCGATGCGGCGGAGACGCCCTCGATCTATCAGCGTGACTACTTACGCGGCCGCCTCACGAGCGGCGAAGCTTACGACTGGTTTTACGCCGACGCCGCTGCGCGCGCAGCGCAGGTGCGCAGCCCCATTACCGATGGCCTCGGCAAGCCGTGGATCTTCCGCGCGAAAGATATCTGGAGCTGGTGGGGGAGCGCGCATCACGAGCGCGTCGATGGCAATGAGTTGCCCGCCGCAACGACGTGGACTCCCGCAAGCAAGCCGATCTGGCTGACCGAGATCGGCTGCCCGGCGGTCGACAAAGGCGCGAACCAGCCGAGCGTGTTTCCCGATGCGAAGTCGTCCGACGGCAACGTGCCGTATTTCTCCAACGGCCAGCGCGATGACCTGATCCAGCGCCGAATGCTGGAAGCGGTGCTCGGCGCGTTCGATCCGGCCTTCGGCGGCGACGAGGCGCATAATCCGCTGTCGCCTGTTTATGGCGGACGGATGGTCGATGTCTCCGGCATCCACCTGTGGACCTGGGATGCGCGGCCTTATCCGATCTTTCCGCTCGCGCGCGACGTCTGGGACGATGCCGCGAACTGGCAGACCGGGCATTGGCTGACCGGCCGGCTCGGCGGCGCGCCGCTCGATGCGACGGTCGCCGCGCTATTGCGCGATGCCGGTGTCGAGGGCGTCGATGCGTCGCCGCTGCGCGAGAGCTTCGATGGCTATGTGGTGGACCGGCCGATGACGCCGCGCGCGATGATCGAGCCGCTGGCCGCCGCTTACGCTTTTGATGCGACGGCAGTGGGAAGCGATCTCGTGTTCGTGCCGCGTGGCGGCGCGCCGGTGGCTGAGCTTTCAGAAGATCATCTCGTCGATTCTGGTAAAGAGGCGCTGGCGCAATTGACGCGCGCGCAGGAAACCGAGCTGCCGCGCGAGGTGAGATTCGGTTACACCGATGCGTCGGTCGATTACCGCCGCGCGGCTGCCACCTCGCGGCGGCTTGTCGGCGGCGCGCGCCGCACGTTGCATGCGGATCTTGCGGTCGTCACCGATGACGCAGCCGCGACGCGGCGCGCCAACATTCATCTGCAGGATCTGTGGGCAGGACGTGAAAGCGCCACCTTCGCGCTGGGGCAGGCGCAGCTTGCGCTAACGCCGGGCGATGTGATCGGCGTCACGCTCAAGGGCCGCCGCACGCTTTATGAGATCAACGAACTCGTCGATACCGAGCAGCGCCAACTCACCGCGCGCAGCATCGATCCCGACATTTTCGCGGTGCCGCTGCCGTTGCCGCGCGCGAGCATACCGGTGATCCCGCCGGCGCTCGGGCCGGTGCAGGCATTGGCGCTCGATCTGCCGATGTTGGACGCCTCCGAGCCGCCAGTACTGACCCGGCTTGCGGTATTCGCCAGCCCGTGGCCGGGCTCGGTTACGGTGTGGCGCTCCGCCGACGGTTTGAGTTTCGAACGCGCAGCGACGACGTTTGCGCCTTCGGTGATGGGCGAGACGCTCGACCCGCTGCCTGCGGGGCCGACAGCATG encodes:
- a CDS encoding baseplate multidomain protein megatron; the encoded protein is MAALVLSVAGGAAGAVFGPAGAIAGRIAGALAGNMIDRAMFGSTARSVTGPRLADLDVMASTEGAPIARLYGRARLSGQVIWATRLEEVVSTSTQSSGGKGGLGGATVTTTTTTYSYFANFAVGLCEGEIGNIGRIWADGELLDTSTLTLRVHRGGENQLPDDLIVAKEGAGNAPAYRGLAYVLFERLPLANFGNRIPQLSFEIVRPVGALEQMTRAVTLIPGSTEFGYETSPVVRVLGPGQSAPENRHVATAPSDVMASLDELQATCPNLERVAIVVAWFGSDLRAGNCIVRPGVDNAIKVTSGGTWSVAGVTRPAAYLVSRIDGVPSYGGTPSDDSVKHLITELKARGLKVTLYPFLMMDIAPGNALPDPWSGAVSQPAYPWRGRITCNPAPGQSGSPQGTSDAAAQVAAFFSGGGASGWNYRRMILHYASLAAASGGVDAFLIGSEMKALTRVRSGEGVYPAVTALVTLAADVKAILGAATTVTYAADWTEYGADVVSPNASEVRFPLDPLWASSAIDAVGIDYYAPLSDWRDEAGHLDAAETPSIYQRDYLRGRLTSGEAYDWFYADAAARAAQVRSPITDGLGKPWIFRAKDIWSWWGSAHHERVDGNELPAATTWTPASKPIWLTEIGCPAVDKGANQPSVFPDAKSSDGNVPYFSNGQRDDLIQRRMLEAVLGAFDPAFGGDEAHNPLSPVYGGRMVDVSGIHLWTWDARPYPIFPLARDVWDDAANWQTGHWLTGRLGGAPLDATVAALLRDAGVEGVDASPLRESFDGYVVDRPMTPRAMIEPLAAAYAFDATAVGSDLVFVPRGGAPVAELSEDHLVDSGKEALAQLTRAQETELPREVRFGYTDASVDYRRAAATSRRLVGGARRTLHADLAVVTDDAAATRRANIHLQDLWAGRESATFALGQAQLALTPGDVIGVTLKGRRTLYEINELVDTEQRQLTARSIDPDIFAVPLPLPRASIPVIPPALGPVQALALDLPMLDASEPPVLTRLAVFASPWPGSVTVWRSADGLSFERAATTFAPSVMGETLDPLPAGPTACWDRGGTMRVRLYGDALTSAADANVLNGANAAAVMTPSGAWEVIQFAHAELVEERTYRLSRLLRGQGGSEHAIAAPLPVGAPFVLLDEHLIEIARGIGALDRASDLRIVATGRSHDDPSAMAMTLVPQSVALMPLAPVHLRAVRNDAGDISITWIRRTRKDGDAWGIEVPLGEDVEAYDVEILSDSTVKRTLSVSASAATYVSADEIVDFGVAQTNLTIRVFQLSSTVGRGFPAQSTFAL